TGGTAAGGCGTTTGATGGACTATAAGCTTATAGGTTTGTTAAACGCTGAGACAATAAAAAAGCCACTATCAAGTGGCTTTTTTTATATTAAATACTTTTATTTAGCTTTGTTTACTGATCAGCTTTTCAATTAATACTTATCACTATTAAAGCATAATCTGGGCGTTAACCGCCGAACCAATAAATTTTCGATTCTTATCAATATACAATCATGACAGGTATGAGTATTATCAATAGGTTAAGCTGTGCCTAACACTGACTCAACCAAGGATACCCAAACTTTAATGCCTATTTCTATCGCATCGTCATTGAAGTCATAAGCTGGGTTATGAAGTGGCTTCGATGGTTCGTTGCCATCAACGCCTAACCAAAAATAAGCGCCTTTTACCTGCTGGCTCATAAATGAAAAGTCTTCTGATGCCATAGAAGGCTCTACGCCTGTTTTCACATTGTCCGCGCCGACGACAGCAGTTGCTGCGTTTTTAATATCTAAATAAGCCTCACTGTTGTTGGTAGTAACTGGATAATGAATGTGATAGTCAATCTCTCCTGTGACACCATATAAAGGTGGTAGAGTAGTAACCATCTGAGCATATCTTGCATAGACTGACGGACATCTATATCAAAGCTGCGTACCGTACCTTTTAATACCGCATGATCTGGAATAACATTAGTTGTATCGCCGCTGTTCATCTGAGTGACACTGATTACACCAGATTGCAGAGGAGATATTCGGCGCGAGATAATTGACTGGATATTGGTTATCAGCGCGGCACCTGCTGCAATAGGATCTGCGCCTTGGTGTGGCATAGCAGCATGCGTGCCTTTACCAGTTAAGGTAATTTCAAAGGTATCAAAAGATGCCATCATAGGGCCATCATTAACAGCAACTTGACCTACGGGTAACCCTGGCCAGTTGTGCAAGCCATAGACAGCATCCATTGGAAATTTATCAAACAAGCCATCTTCTATCATTGCTTTGGCACCACCTAATACTTCTTCAGCTGGCTGAAAAATAAAATGAATAGTGCCATTAAAGTTTTTATTTTCACTAAGATATTTTGCCGTGCCTAATAAGATAGAGGTATGTCCATCGTGCCCACACGCATGCATACAGTTGTCATGTGTTGACTTATATTCAACATCGGTTTGCTCTGCAATCGGTAACGCATCAATATCGGCTCTAATGCCTATGGTTGGCCCCTCACCATTTTTTAATGTACCTACAACGCCGGTAACACCTAAACCTTGATGTACTTCAATGCCAAAGGCGGTTAATTTATCGACTATAAAGGATGAGGTTTTGAATTCTTTAAATCCCAACTCTGGCTCACTGTGTATCTGTTTTCGCCATTGTTTGGTTTCGTTTAATAACTGCGAGCTGATAGACACTGATAGTCTCCGTTAAATACGATATGATCAATAAGTAATAAACAATGGCTTACTTTAAGCAGCCTGCCAGCTAAAATCAAATAATGTGATTTACATTGGTAAAAATATTAGGCAATAAAAAAGGTAAGTCTATTATTCATAAACTTACCTTTTGTTTGTGCTGATTTTAAACGAATTAGTTCAAAATACCGTAAGCAATCAACGCATTGGCAACGCGGTTATAGCCAGCAATGTTGGCACCTGACATATAATCGATGCATTCATCACAGTTAAAGCCATATTCTTCTGCCGCTGCTGCTGCATCATCATGGATGTTTTTCATGATAACTTGCAGTTGTTGATCAACATCTTCAAAGCTACGATACTGACGTACTGAGTTTTGAGACATCTCTAAGCCAGATACCGCAACACCACCAGCATTAGCAGCTTTACCTGGTGCATAGTGCATCTTTTTCTCACGTACAAAGTCAATGGCTTCAGCATCTAGAGGCATATTAGCGCCTTCTACGATGTAGCGGATACCATGCTCAAACATGTTTCTAGCATCGGCTTCAGTCACTTCGTTTTGAGTGGCACATGGGATTGCGATATCACCATCAAACTCCCAAGGTTTTTTACCAGGTAACCATAAGCCACCAAATTCACGATGGTATTCAAATAGTGGGCGACGTGCCGCTTTTTGACGTTTTACCCAATCGATTTTTTCTTGAGTAAAGCCAAGCTCATCATATAAGGTACCTTTAGAGTCAGATAAAGTAATGACTTTTGCCCCTAAAGCCAATGCTTTTTCTGCAGCATGTACCGCAACGTTACCCGCACCTGATACTAGAACGGTTTTACCTTCCATTTTGTCATTGCGTGCATTGAGCATGTTCTGTAAGAAGTAGACCGCGCCATAGCCGGTTGCTTCAGAACGGCATAAGCTACCACCAAAACCAACGCCTTTACCGGTTAATACACCTGTATATTCATGGCTTAGGTTTTTGTACATGGCGAACATGTAGCTAACTTCGCGGCCGCTGACACCGATGTCACCAGCAGGGACGTCCATATCTTGGCCAATATAGTGGTATAGCTCGCGGATGAAAGCGTAACAGAAGCGACGGATTTCGTTGTCAGATTTGCCCTCTGGATTAAAGTCAGAGCCGCCTTTTGCACCGCCCATCGGTAAACCAGTTAATGCATTTTTGAAGATTTGTTCGAAGCCTAGGAACTTAAGAATAGATTCGTTGACAGTTGGATGGAAGCGAATGCCGCCTTTGTAAGGACCTATCGCATTGCTGAATTGGACTCGCCAGCCGCGGTTGATTTGGATATTGCCTTCATCATCTTCCCAATTGATTCGAAAGCTAATGATGCGATCTGGTTCAGTAAGACGTTCAAATACTTTATATTTTGCAAAGTTTGGATCACGATCATAAACAACCTGGATGGTACTTGCGACTTCTTTCACCGCTTGAATAAACTCAGGTTGATGTGGATAGCGTTCTTCAATGATATCGATGACGTTTTGCATACTCATAGGCCCTGTCCTTTTTCAAATCAAGTTGGATTTATGTTACCGCGAGTGAAAAAATTACCGCAAATCAGTAATAAATTCAACATTTTTTTATGTTAGATGCTCATTATATTACTAAAATCTATTTGTTCAGGACCATTTACAAACCATTTTTAATTGGCTCAGGCGTTTAAATCATTAGGCTGTAGCTAATAAAAATAAAGCAAACAGTAATAACGCTTAGTACATTCCCTGGCCATCATCTGAATTCAATCTTAGGAAATACAAGCCAGAGGTGATGGTTACGATACCCATAACCCAAAATGTACTGCTAAATGCAGCCGTGGTTTCAAAATGCAGACGATCACTAAAAATAGCCAATACAGCAGCACCAAAAGCAATGCCAAAGCTCATTGCTAATTGTTGGTTAACCGCCATTAAGCTATTACCACTACTGGTCTGAGTGCCCTTTAAATCACCAATGGTAATGGTGTTCATCGCGCTAAATTGTAGCGAATTACAACAGCCCATCACAAACAATATCGGTGCTATCCAGTACCAGGGCATACTGGCATCAAAATAACCAATACTGATGATTAGTAAGCCTAAAATAGTGGTGTTGGCAACCAGAACTTTACGATAAGAGAAGGTACGAATAATCTTACTCACCCATGGCTTAATAGTCATCGAGCCTGCAGCAATGGGCATTAACAACCAGCCTGCCTGCGATGGGGTATATTCAAAGGCTACCTGTAATAAAATAGGCAGCAAGTAGGGTACGGCACTGATACCCAGTCGCGTAAATAAGTTACCACTGATGCCGACTCGGAAGGTACGTACCGAGAATAAAGACAATGGAAATAACGGTGCTTTAGAGCGTTTGGCGTGTCCGACATAAGCTAGTAATAAGCCAATACCCACTGCAATTAAAACGCTGCCTAGCAGGGTGTCATTAGGGCGTGATACCATCTCTACCGCTAAGGTTAATAACGCTGCAGCGAACGCAAACAACCCAAAGCCTAACCAATCAAATCGGGCAACCAGTTCTTTTAGCTCAGGCACATACTTTAACGCCACTAAAAAACCAATGATACCCATAGGAATATTCATTAAGAAAATCCAGTGCCAGCTGACATACTGCACCAAGTATCCGCCCAATAACGGTCCAATTAAAGGCGCAATTAGTGCTGGGATAACCGCGTAATTCATTACCGTTAATAGCTTATTGCGAGGATAGGACTTAAATAAAATCAAGCGCGCCACAGGGGTCATCATCGCACCGCCAACACCTTGGAATACGCGTGATATAACAAGCATATTCAAGTCAGACGACATGGCACAAAATAATGAGCCTAAAGTAAACACCACAATAGAGGATAAAAACACCTTGCGTGTGCCGTATTTATCGGCTAAGAACCCACTGACCGGAATAAAGATAGCCAAAGTTAAGGCGTAACTAATAACCGCCCATTGCATCTTAAGAGGAGACTCGCCCAAGGCGATTGCCATTTGCGGCAACGCGGTATTGAGAATGGTGCCATCCAAAATTTGCATAAATAACGCAACAGCCATCACATAGGGCAAAAACTTTAGCTGCGTTTCTGTCAGCTTGATGTTTGATTCAGCTGTGCTTGAGCTATTATCTGAGGAGGTAGGTGTTTTAGTCATTACTTATTTCTCATATCTTAAGCAGGGATACGTTCGCCGTGGAATACTTGATAATTGGCAATGATAAGTGAATAAAACGGGCATTCTAACATGAATGCCCTAATCATCTATTTCAAGCTGATTTAATAGACACCGCGGCCATCTTCGGTGTTCAAATGTAGGAAATGAAGCCCGGATAGTATGGTAAAGATGCCTAATACATAATAGGTCGCATGAAACGAGGTGACCGTATCAAAATGTAATCGATCGGTAAAGATAGCCAGGATACTGGCGCCGATTGCAATACCAAAGCTAATGGCCAATTGTTGATTAACTGCCATCAAGCTATTACCGCTACTGGTCAATGAGCCTTTAAGGTCAGCTACAGTAATGGTATTTAACGCACTAAACTGCAATGAGTTACAAGCGCCCATAACCACTAATAAAGGGACAAGCCAAACCCATGACATACTGGCGTCAAACTGCGCTAATACGATAATAAGTAGCCCTACAAAAAAGGTATTTACCAATAACACTTTTTGGTAACTAAACTTACGAATGATAGGACTGACCAAAGGTTTGATGCCTATTGCACCCACCGCAATAGGCGTTAATAGCCAGCCAGCTTGTGAGGGGGTATATTTAAACTCAACTTGTAGGATTAATGGTAACAAATAGGGAATGGCGCTAATACCAATACGGGTAAACAAGTTGCCAATGATACCCACCTTAAAGGTGCGTACTGAAAATAATGAAATAGGGAAAATGGCATGATCACAGCGGCGTGCGTGGTAAATATAACCAGCCAGTAGTATCAGTGAGAATACTATCAAACCAAGACCTGTTGTGCCTTGTCCAGACTTTGATAGCATTTCAACCGCTAGTGTTAACATTGCTGCAGCGACTGCAAATAATATAAAGCCTCGCCAATCAAGCTTGCCAGCATCTTCTTTTAAATCAGGAATGAGGTTAACGGTCAATATCAGACCCAATACGCCCATAGGCACGTTAATTAAAAAGATCCAATGCCAACTGGCGTACTGCACTAAGTAGCCACCGATCAAAGGACCTACCAAAGGGGCGACCAGTGCAGGGATTAATGCGTAGTTCATGACGGTTAATAACTGGCTACGTGGATAAGACTTGACTAACACTAAGCGTGCCACAGGGGTCATCATTGCGCCGCCAACACCCTGAATCAGACGAAATCCAACCAAATAAGTTAAGTTTGGTGCCAATGCACATAGTAGGGAGCCCAGACAGAAGATAACAATGGCAAATAAGAACACTTTTTTGGTGCCATACTTATCCGCTAGGTACCCACTGACTGGTATAAAGATAGCCAAAGTTAGAGCGTAACTGATAATGGCCCATTGCATTTTTAGTGGTGAGGCGTCTAAGGCTTTGGCCATCTCTGGTAAAGCAGTGTTTAGGATGCTGGCGTCTAGGATTTGCATAAATAGTGCAATCGCGAGGACAGTAGGTAGATATTTTAATTGTTTGGCACTAAGTTTTACTTTTGGCGCATCTTGTTCAGCCGCTTCATCTTCTGCGGCAGGGGTTTTAGTATTTGACATGGTTGTATCCCCAACAAGTATCAGTAGGTTAAGTGATGAAATCGTTATATTGAATACAAAACCATACACATACCTATTGCATTAAGCAGGAGTTGTATTAAGCATGAGATGTTAAGTAGTGTGCGTTTAGTTTATATTCAATATGTAGTCATAATAATGAGAATATCTTAACACGCAGACCAAAGCACTTTTTTAGTAAAAGTGTAGGTTTAATGGTGAGTTTGGTAGCTAGCTTTGATGTTTAAGAGACTGATGCTTAAGAGTAGGGTTAGAATAAATAGGGTATTAAATGGTTGATTAAAACAATGACTAAGATAACGATACTGAGTTTTATATCATCATCCTTTAACATGTCATGTATAGTAATGATGCATAAGGTTTATAAGTAAGCTAATACCTTATTACTCTTATTTTATTAATACTAAAAGGAACAGACAGATTATGAGTAACGATATCAATAACAATAACAGTTACACCCCACCAAAAGTTTGGCAGCCAGTAGAAGGTAATGGCGGTAAGTTCGCCAACACCAACAGACCAACTGCAGGTGCCCGCCAACAGCAAACCTTGCCTGTCGGTGATAAGCCACTACAGTTATATTCGCTAAACACGCCAAATGGCATCAAGGTGAATATACTGTTAGAAGAGTTGGCGGAATTAGGCATTGAGCAGGCCGCTTATGATGCTTATAAAATAGACATCATGGAAGGCGATCAATTCGGCTCTGACTTTGTTGATATTAACCCTAACTCAAAGATTCCAGCATTGGTTGATTATAGTGATAAGCAAAATCCAGTGAAGTTATTTGAGTCAGGCGCCATTTTGACCTATCTGGCGCAAAAGTTTGATAAATTCATACCTAAGCCTAGCGACAATTCAAAGGACAGCCAAAAATATGCAGATTATTTAAGCTGGAGTATGTGGCAAATGGCGAGCGCCCCTTATGTAGGTGGCGGCTTTGGTCACTTCTTTAACTATGCCCCATATCCAATGCAATATCCAATTGATAGATTCACTATGGAAACCAAGCGTCAATTGGATGTTTTAGACCAACATTTAGCCGACAATGAATATATGCTTGGCGATGGTAATGACAACTATAGTATTGTCGATATGTTGATTTGGCCATGGTACGGCCGCTTGGCTTTGGATCAGTCGTATGAGCGAGCAGGGGAGTTCTTACAAGTTGATCAGTATAGCAACCTACAACGCTGGGCCAAGCAAATTGCGAAGCGTCCTGCAGTACAACGTGCGGTTGAACTAGAGTTAACACCGCTTAGTTAATGGTTATTCAGAGCTATAATTGAAGAGATAAATAGCGTTAGATTAAGGGTAGGTGGATGTTTTTAAACATATTTTAAAATAATCCACCTATTTAAAAATGTTGTGTTATACTAGCGCCTTGCTGATTGATAACATCGCCCGCAATTGTCGTCTGGAGAAGACACCTATTAAAATTGTTGCCGATGATTTTGTTATTAGCCTTATGAATGACCTATTGTCATGCTTAGCTAATATACTCACGGTAACAACCACCAAAATACGTCGTTAACTTGTACATTGGATGTACTAATTAATGGACGCTTATCTGTGTTGTGCCTAAAACCTAAACCGATCACTCCCGCCATCAGCAATGGCAACCTTTTCGTGACGGTAAAAAATGGACACACATTTATGTCAAATTTAGACAACCTTCTTAACAACGCCCTTACCGATACAGCTGATGCTGAAAACGCACAAGGCGTTATCCAATCTGATGACGATTTAAGCTTTGTAGACCTAGAGTTAGCGCCAGAGTTAATCGACGCGCTTACCGCTAGTGGCTATACCATGCCTACCCCAATTCAAGCGCAAGCTATCCCACCTGCTATGGCCGGTCGTGACTTATTACTGTCTGCCCAAACTGGTAGTGGTAAAACAGCTGCTTTCGTATTACCAATGCTTGACAAAATCATCCGTGATAAAGCAACCAATAAAGTTGTGCACACCGTGATTCTAACGCCAACCCGTGAACTTGCAAACCAAGTAAGCGATAGCGTACGTCAGTATAGCTCAAAAACTCGCAATATCTTTAGCGTACCTTTAGTCGGCGGCGCGCCTTACGGCGGTCAGATTCGTGCACTAAATAAAGGTGTTCAAGTTATCATTGCAACCCCAGGTCGTTTCATCGATCATATGAATTCAGGTCGTATCGACTTGTCAGAATTAGACATTCTAATTCTTGATGAAGCCGATCGCATGCTTGACATGGGCTTTGCTGAAGACATCGAAAAAGTAATGAAAGCGGCGCCAAAAACTCGTCAAACCATTATGTGTTCTGCAACGTGGGATGGTCCTGTCGGCAAGATTGCTGCCAGCTTCACCAACAACCCAGAACGTATCGATATCAAAGCTGAAACCAAGCACATTGACGAAACTGTTTACTATGCAGATGACTTTAATCATAAAAACCGTCTGCTAGATACGCTATTAACTCAAAAAGATGTGAATCAAGCGATTATCTTTGCTGCTACAAAGCGTAGCTGTGAGACATTGGCTAAGAGCCTAAAAGAGCAAGGCCATAAAGCCAGCTTCTTACATGGTGACTTACCACAAGCCAAGCGTAGTCGTATCATTAATGATGTGAAATCTGGCAAAATCACTATCCTAGTTGCAACTGACGTTGCTGCTCGCGGTATTGATGTGAGCGGTATTACTCACGTATTCAACTATGACTTACCACGTCAAACAGAAGATTACGTGCATCGCATCGGTCGTAGTGGTCGTGCCGGCCGTACTGGTATCGCTATTAATATCTGTAGCATCGATGACCGTCCACAACTTGAAGCCATCAACCGTTATTTAAAACGTACCATGTCAGTTGAAGAAATCGAAGGCATGGAGCCTAAGAAAAACACCAAAGACATGAAAGTCGGTAGTGGTGCTGGTCGTGGACGTGGCGGTAATCGTCGTGGCGGCGGTCCAGGTGCAGGCAACCGTCGTGGTGGCAATGGTGGCGGAGGCTATCGTGGCAAATCAGCTGATAACGCTGGTGGTGAAAGACGTGGCAATGGTGCCGGTCGCCCAAGTGGCAAGCCTACCGGCCGTCGCTTTGGTAAACCTGCTGGCTCAAGCGCTGGTGCTGGTAAGCCAGGTGGACAACGCCGCAGTGCAGCTTCTCGTTCAGGCGAAGGCCGTCCAGCCCGTCGCAGCAACAATGGCTAGTTAATTGGTTAACACTGATTAACCGGTTATAAAAAAGACCAACTTTAACGAGTTGGTCTTTTTTTATGCCCAAACGTTATTCATTGCAGCTGCTGTTTAAATGGCAGCTCATTACCCTTATATAAGACGTTAAGACTTAGAGCTTAATACATTACATTGAATATAACGATTAACTTATTGCAGCATCTTTAACACAGGATTTTATTATGAAAATTACTTATTGGTCGGACTATGCATGCCCGTATTGCTACATTGGTGAAGTAAGACTGGATAAAGCCATCGCTCAGTTACAGTCGCAAAATGAACTCACTGACAATGTAGATATAGAGCTCAAAGCATTTCAATTAGATCCTAATGCACCACTAACGGCTACTGGTTCAACCCTTGAACGCTTGGCACAAAAGTATGGTATCAGCGCTGAGCAAGCTCGCCAGCAGATTGCAAATATTTCTCAGACTGCAAGAGAGGAGGGGTTAGACTTCGATTACACCGATACCTTGTTTACCAATACCATGGATGCACACAGACTGACTAAATACGTGCAACAAAACCAACCTGAATTTGCCGACAGCTTTAAAAAGGCGGTATATAAAGCTTATTTTATCGATAAGAAAGAGTTGGCCAATCGTCAGGTATTAGCCTCAATTGCCAGTGATATTGGTTTAAACGTTGATGTGAATGCACTGCTTGATAGTGATGAGTATAAAGAAGAGGTAGCTGTTGACCAGCAACAGGCAATGCAATTAGGGGTGCGCGGTGTACCTTATTTTGTAATTAATGATAAATATGCGATTCCAGGCGCGATGGCACAAGCTGATTTTGAGAATGCATTAAGACAGATTTATCAAGAATCGTTAGATAGTTAATTGGTAATTAATACATACACTAATTTCACAATAATTATTCATTATGGAAAGCTATGATACCTCTATTCAAAAACAAAAGTAACAAACAGCCCTCATGGTTTGACAGTGGTAATGCTTATATTCAAAATAGACTTCTAGAAACCAGACCTCACTATTTGACTGCACCTGCTGCAATTGAAGTTTGCAATATAGCAGCAGAATTCAATTTTTATATTAAACACTATGAAGCAGGCATCCTACATGAAATAAATGGGAAAAAGTGCTATGAGCCTCGTGATGGTTGGGTTAACAGTTATGCTGACATTGGTAAAGTTGAATCATTTGAAGATGCGAAAAGAAACAATCAAATTGCTTTTAACTTGATAAAAGAGGATATTGCTAATGGGCATACTGCTTTTAGTGTAAAGTTAAATGAGTTCTAGGGACTAAGAGGGTGAACTTGATTTGCAGTATTTAATAACTGATGATAAATATGCGACTCTTAGTATCCTGTCGCAAGCAGATTTTTAAAATGCGCTAAGACAGATTTATCAAGAGTCTTTAGATAGTGACCTTGAGAGTAATGCTACTAGTTGTGATATTAATGGTGAATAGACAGCTTGCTTAAGAAAATTTAAGATAAAAAAAGACCAGCTCTTATGAACTGGTCTTTCTTACTTATTAAAACTGCTTTGGTGTTGGAGTTGAGCCTCTAACTGTGTCCGATTTGGTAATTGATTAATAACGCTTTCAACGGTTCCTTTTTGTAAAACTAATTCTCGGAAAGTATTTCCATTATCCTCACTATAGAATAATCTCTCAGACTCTCCACTATAAGCTAAACTTAGTTGCACCCCGCCATATCCATCAAATCCCGTATAAGCCATACCAATTTCTGCTGTTTCAATATCACAAACATTAGGAATCTCGCCATAACTTAGTTTTTTGATATCTACTGGAATTGACCCTAATTCATCAGACGTTTTTCCGGCAGGGTAGTATGGCTTAAGAAATGACTTTTTCAGGTGGGAGAAAATAACATCTAGCGTATAGTTATAGGTTAACTTTTTAGGTAAAACCTCATCACCGATGATAAACATCATAGTGCCATAGTAAAATTGATAACTGTCCGAATCACCTTTACAAAGCACTTCCCACATGATACCAAACTTTTTCTCATCATCAATTACCAACATTTTTCACCTCAATACTTTAACTGGGTTTATAACAGCAGTTGATCAATGATGTAACTGCGTCTAAGTGAATATCATTAAACCATCTAAGCAGTCCACTTAGATTGCCTATCAATAACTATAAAAATTAGTTTAATCACGACTAAGCCATATAGCAGTAGGTACAGACCAAACCAAAGAATATAGTGACAATTTTTAGCAATAAAAACAGTTGAGTAACTGATATTGAGGAAGGGCGCGGTTTCCATCAAGCCTAGTAGCAGTGATGATAATATGAGCCAACAAAGAAAAAGGGTGTACTGAACACCCTCCCATGAAGACTTGATAAGAGCGGTAACACAAAATGTAATCAATAACATAAAGCTGCTAATGATTATAAAAATAGAATCAGAGCCACCAGTGCCTTGCAGATGTGATATTTGATACAAATCACCTTCTACTATATAAGATGAAATAGCTAATCCGCCACCAGAATCAATAGTGAAGCTGGTTATAAATAACAGCAACGCTAATAGAACCAACCCCAATCTTAATAGCATAAAATAGATGACTCGAGATGAGATGAAACGAAAGGCGGCTACTTATGGTTTAACACTGCGGATAACCGACGCCGACCTCAACCATCTCAATACGTGAGCCATCAACGTTACCATCTTGAGGATTGTAAGCATGCACAGCAAGTCCGCCCATAGCGGTCTCTTTGTACTTGTCCATCATGTCTTCGCCTGTGGCTTTCATGGTCGCGATTGCTTTATCTAGTGACACATGATGTTCGCCATCACCGCGCGCAGCAAGTCGTGCTGCGTTAATGGCTTTGACCGCTGCCATAGCGTTACGCTCAATACAAGGCACTTGCACTAGCCCGCCGATTGGGTCACAGGTTAAACCTAAGTTATGCTCAATGCCAATTTCAGCAGCATTGGTCGACTGCTCAGGTGTTAATCCTAATATTTCTGCAAGACCTGATGCAGCCATAGCGCATGCAGAGCCGACCTCACCCTGACAACCCACTTCAGCACCCGAGATAGAAGCGTTTTCTTTGATAATCGTACCGATAGCGGCTGCTGCTAATAAGAACTTACGAGCACCCTCCTGGCTATAACCTGGTATAAAATCACGATAATAATGCATCACTGCAGGGATAATACCAGCGGCACCATTGGTAGGGGCTGTTACCACACGACCGCCATTGGCATTTTCTTCATTAACCGCTAGCGCATATAAATCAACCCAGTCCATCGCCATCAGTTTATCTGAATCATTGCGAATGTCTTTTTGTTCTTCAAGTAGCTCTTGATGTAGCTTTTTAGCACGGCGTCGTACCTTTAATCCACCTGGCAGGATGCCTTCACCGTTACAGCCATTGCGTACACACTCTTGCATGACATTCCACACCGCATCTAAGTGCTGATTGATGGTTGCTTCATCGCGAATCGCTAGTTCATTGGCCATCATCACTTCGCTGATGCTTAAGTTATTTGCTTCACATTGCTCTAATAACTGGCGACCGGTTCTAAATGGGTAGGGAACACGGCTATCGCTAGTAATAGCAACACTGTCTGCTGAAGTGTCTGATTCTAATTTTTTACCCACGCTGTCAGCAGATGATTCTGATGCTGAATTATCAGCGGTTTTCGCGTATTCATCTTCAGTAGCAACAAAGCCGCCACCGATTGAGTAGTATATACGGCTGATTTTTTCACCGTCTTGCGTAAAGGCGGTAAAGCTTAGTCCATTGGGGTGATGGGGTAGGTTGTTTTGAGGATGCCAGACGATATCGGTATCGTAGTCAAAACGTATCGGATAACTGTGATTCAGATCTAAAATCTTGTTGTCTAGAACAGGGGATAAATACTCTGAAACTTTGGTTGTGTCAATTTTGTCCGCTTTAAATCCGAGCAAACCTAAAATACAAGCCGTATCTGTTGCGTGGCCTTTACCGGTTGATGCCAAAGAGCCAAACAGGCCTACTTGGATGCGTGTAATTTCTTCAAGGGCATATTGTTTAGTTACTTCATCCAAGAACATACCAGCGGCAACCATAGGCCCCATTGTATGTGAGCTTGATGGACCAATTCCGATTTTAAACATGTCGAATAAGCTGATCATTGTCGTTATATACCTTACTTTATTTTTATTATGAATTTATCTATACAAATATAGTGACCAATTATAACTAAATGTTTGTCATAATAATAAGGATTTTAAGTAACACTTGTTTTTAATTTTTTGATTACTGCATTTTAGCGGGTAAAACACATCTATTCGCAAATCAATTAGAGATTATGTGCATTAAAATACATACATCAAAGTTTGTGTACAAGCATAAAAACTAACGATTCGTATTGTCATAGCCTTTCAATACCAAACTGGAATAAGCTAATGCTTTTTTGGAATGACGATTTTACTTGAAACAAACAGCCGCAATCCCATCAATGAGCATTAGTTATTGATGAACTGTTGTTTATTTTTATAATAAGACCCTTTTTTTAAATCATATCTAACTTAGAGGAAAACTCATGGCCTTTCATGCGTTCAGAAATGTTACGACCATCGCTGCTACAGCTATCCTGTTAGCTGCTTGTAATCAATCACCTTCAGAGGGT
Above is a window of Psychrobacter sp. FDAARGOS_221 DNA encoding:
- a CDS encoding DEAD/DEAH box helicase codes for the protein MSNLDNLLNNALTDTADAENAQGVIQSDDDLSFVDLELAPELIDALTASGYTMPTPIQAQAIPPAMAGRDLLLSAQTGSGKTAAFVLPMLDKIIRDKATNKVVHTVILTPTRELANQVSDSVRQYSSKTRNIFSVPLVGGAPYGGQIRALNKGVQVIIATPGRFIDHMNSGRIDLSELDILILDEADRMLDMGFAEDIEKVMKAAPKTRQTIMCSATWDGPVGKIAASFTNNPERIDIKAETKHIDETVYYADDFNHKNRLLDTLLTQKDVNQAIIFAATKRSCETLAKSLKEQGHKASFLHGDLPQAKRSRIINDVKSGKITILVATDVAARGIDVSGITHVFNYDLPRQTEDYVHRIGRSGRAGRTGIAINICSIDDRPQLEAINRYLKRTMSVEEIEGMEPKKNTKDMKVGSGAGRGRGGNRRGGGPGAGNRRGGNGGGGYRGKSADNAGGERRGNGAGRPSGKPTGRRFGKPAGSSAGAGKPGGQRRSAASRSGEGRPARRSNNG
- a CDS encoding L-serine ammonia-lyase, with translation MISLFDMFKIGIGPSSSHTMGPMVAAGMFLDEVTKQYALEEITRIQVGLFGSLASTGKGHATDTACILGLLGFKADKIDTTKVSEYLSPVLDNKILDLNHSYPIRFDYDTDIVWHPQNNLPHHPNGLSFTAFTQDGEKISRIYYSIGGGFVATEDEYAKTADNSASESSADSVGKKLESDTSADSVAITSDSRVPYPFRTGRQLLEQCEANNLSISEVMMANELAIRDEATINQHLDAVWNVMQECVRNGCNGEGILPGGLKVRRRAKKLHQELLEEQKDIRNDSDKLMAMDWVDLYALAVNEENANGGRVVTAPTNGAAGIIPAVMHYYRDFIPGYSQEGARKFLLAAAAIGTIIKENASISGAEVGCQGEVGSACAMAASGLAEILGLTPEQSTNAAEIGIEHNLGLTCDPIGGLVQVPCIERNAMAAVKAINAARLAARGDGEHHVSLDKAIATMKATGEDMMDKYKETAMGGLAVHAYNPQDGNVDGSRIEMVEVGVGYPQC
- a CDS encoding DsbA family protein; this encodes MKITYWSDYACPYCYIGEVRLDKAIAQLQSQNELTDNVDIELKAFQLDPNAPLTATGSTLERLAQKYGISAEQARQQIANISQTAREEGLDFDYTDTLFTNTMDAHRLTKYVQQNQPEFADSFKKAVYKAYFIDKKELANRQVLASIASDIGLNVDVNALLDSDEYKEEVAVDQQQAMQLGVRGVPYFVINDKYAIPGAMAQADFENALRQIYQESLDS
- the yghU gene encoding glutathione-dependent disulfide-bond oxidoreductase encodes the protein MSNDINNNNSYTPPKVWQPVEGNGGKFANTNRPTAGARQQQTLPVGDKPLQLYSLNTPNGIKVNILLEELAELGIEQAAYDAYKIDIMEGDQFGSDFVDINPNSKIPALVDYSDKQNPVKLFESGAILTYLAQKFDKFIPKPSDNSKDSQKYADYLSWSMWQMASAPYVGGGFGHFFNYAPYPMQYPIDRFTMETKRQLDVLDQHLADNEYMLGDGNDNYSIVDMLIWPWYGRLALDQSYERAGEFLQVDQYSNLQRWAKQIAKRPAVQRAVELELTPLS